The Magnolia sinica isolate HGM2019 chromosome 10, MsV1, whole genome shotgun sequence genome includes a window with the following:
- the LOC131217490 gene encoding LOW QUALITY PROTEIN: FACT complex subunit SPT16-like (The sequence of the model RefSeq protein was modified relative to this genomic sequence to represent the inferred CDS: deleted 2 bases in 1 codon; substituted 1 base at 1 genomic stop codon): CAWHICQTTIYSKSLSSRRLLTNVKKAGKDGTELTNVKKAAYLTSSVMKHFDVPKLEKKIDEEKKVSHSSLMDDTEKAILDPAKAKVKLKADNVDICYTPPKKNKIKXNQSGGEFDLKPSASSNDEDLYYDSTSVIICAIRYNSYCSNIARTFLIDANATQSKAYEVLLKAHEAAIGALKAGNKVSAVYQVAVSVVERDAPEFASHLTKSAGTGIGLEFRESGLSLNARNDRVLKPGMVFNVSLGFQNLQSETNNPKTKMFSLLLVDTIIINEKAAEVVTSISSKLVKDVAYSFNEEEEEEEYPKVKAESNGAEAFLSKATLRSDNQETSKEELRRQHQAELARQKNEETVRRLAGGGSAAGDGRGSVKASSDLIAYKNVNDIPQSRELMIQIDQKNEAVLLPIHGSMVPFHIATVKSVSS; the protein is encoded by the exons TGTGCATGGCATatttgtcaaacaaccatttactccaaaagcttaagctcgAGAAGGCTGCTTACAAACGTGAAGAAGGCTGGCAAGGATGGCACTGAGCTTACAAACGTGAAGAAGGCTGCGTACTTAACTTCATCTGTGATGAAACACTTTGATGTCCCAAAGCTCGAGAAGAAAATTGATGAGGAGAAGAAGGTTTCTCATTCATCACTGATGGATGACACAGAGAAGGCCATACTTGATCCAGCAAAAGCCAAAGTCAAACTAAAAGCGGATAATGTTGACATCTGTTacacccccccc aaaaaaaataaaataaaataaaatcagagtgGGGGTGAATTTGATCTCAAGCCGAGTGCATCAAGCAATGATGAGGATCTCTACTATGACTCGACAAGTGTGATCATATGCGCAATTCGCTACAATAGCTACTGCTCAAACATTGCCAGAACATTTCTCATTGATGCAAATGCAACGCAGAGTAAGGCTTATGAGGTTCTCCTCAAGGCCCATGAGGCAGCGATAGGTGCATTGAAGGCTGGAAATAAGGTCAGTGCTGTTTACCAAGTAGCAGTCTCGGTGGTAGAGAGGGATGCTCCTGAATTTGCCTCTCATCTTACAAAGTCAGCAGGAACGGGAATCGGTCTTGAGTTCCGTGAGTCGGGATTGAGTTTAAATGCCAGGAACGATCGGGTGTTGAAGCCTGGAATGGTTTTTAATGTATCTCTTGGGTTCCAGAACTTGCAATCAGAAACCAACAATCCAAAGACAAAGATGTTCTCGTTGTTGCTTGTAGACACCATTATTATCAATGAAAAAGCTGCAGAAGTTGTGACTTCAATCAGCTCCAAGTTAGTTAAGGatgttgcatactcattcaatgaggaagaggaggaagaagagtaTCCAAAGGTCAAAGCTGAATCTAATGGAGCTGAGGCATTCTTGTCGAAAGCGACTCTAAGGTCGGATAATCAGGAGACGTCAAAGGAGGAGCTGCGGAGGCAGCATCAGGCTGAGCTGGCCCGACAGAAGAATGAAGAAACTGTGAGGAGGTTGGCTGGGGGCGGTTCTGCAGCTGGAGATGGCCGTGGTTCTGTAAAAGCTTCAAGCGATCTCATTGCCTACAAGAATGTCAATGATATCCCACAGTCGAGGGAATTAATGATACAGATCGACCAAAAGAATGAGGCTGTCCTTTTGCCAATCCACGGCAGCATGGTGCCATTTCACATTGCTACTGTCAAGAGTGTTTCAAGCTAG